The following are encoded in a window of Camelus ferus isolate YT-003-E chromosome 20, BCGSAC_Cfer_1.0, whole genome shotgun sequence genomic DNA:
- the MDC1 gene encoding mediator of DNA damage checkpoint protein 1 isoform X5, translating into MEDTQVVNWDVEEEEEVEERPSESLGCSLEPLGQLHIFSSSYGPEKDFPLYLGKNVVGRMPECSVSLPFSSISKQHAVIEILAWDKAPVLRDCGSLNGTQILRPPKVLGPGVSHRLRDREIILFADLACQYHRLDVLPPYVSRGPLIVEETPRVQRGTQPHRLLLAEDSEEDVDSPERRVVKEPRTFSLATVVPESDEEGPSPAPDGPGPPFAFHLNSDTDDKESQQPGSGEASSAAGRGPAAETEPLKPVTTEIQLEKDQCSPRERNQDTEVKPGARNGVVPVGVIVEMSQPAEEDSDTDVGNESWPPGQPAVVHSERAQPSGFIDSDTDEEEEGIPATPAVVPVKKRQIFHEVGTEHPRAPDEACLQDSPAGSDTDIEEREARLTGPLERSQGSMMIDSDTDDEEEVSAALTLARLRESQAVMWNRGSGTEADRAQPVVLLKPIQASAGRDSDTDVEEEGLPLEKIGTVPKGHTDKTHSEKSQPSLRGSDIEAEEDKSSPGVHLERSQASASVGVNPQVEEEVPPGSAVILLDKHQVPVAWTCQTDVEAEGGPAKLPVVHLEEAQPLPAGGCEPDVEEDTSLAASVVADVSKSQLPAERDAGTEWAAAVLEQDRALTAGAQDGSQVEPGLHSVSRENLADLVVDTGTPGEPTQSQREGAQPPSEREREPHVDGTMNSGDNHDDSEDLDLQATQCFVERENPSLKGALDEPWEVLATQPFCPRESEASVTQPIATHLEAHRSCPSPPGAALPEQHPESPLGMQGRGMQTVEKDMGTPRETAERVTPETGPLERETKELPSEGEREDAVGEEELTRGIQDREQKQVLSRDAQRQESDNKVKSASTERDRKSLKVEIETHKEIQEKEAEQQTLAREINEREAEKEGSEREHEAGGLEVKVLKVILERNPQRWEAEKGGQDQKGQASSLTPEPGVGLGDLQGLASAPVASGSQSGGGRGAPVSPRRQQRGQLNCKMPPAEKASRGDQESPEACLPPEVHEASAFLHSPLISQSQKPPAPQSLPSPSPPPLELPIPRTRQNEGQEALETPLSSELDPPYPNPKIRPQGSSPVSSLPCEPHSTTPTDQPVRAEPTSRVTRSRTQRSLEMTPVSVVPTAPELQPSTSTDQSVTLKPTLRATRGRTHRSSVKTSEPVVPITPELQASTPADQPVAPELTSAATRGRAHRTSVKTSDPVVPTAAEPQPSTSADQLVTPKSTSRAGRGRTRCSSVKTSESVVPTTPEPQPSTPTDQPVIPELISRATRGRTHRFSVKTPEPVVPIALEPQPSAPTDQPVTPELTSRATRGRIHRSSVKTPEPVVPTASEPQPSTSTDQPVTPKPTSRASRGRTHRSSAKTPEPLVPTVPELQHSVPTDQPVAPEPTSGATQSRTCRSSVKTPEPVVPTTSEPQPSTSKDQCLTPEPPSQATRGRIRRSSVKTSQPVEPTAHDLEPPSLIDQPVTPKVIAQSGQSRTLRSSTVSAVPVSTTPEFQSPEPTEQPIPPKPIPQANCSRRPRATRKHGSLPAPTVHEPCTTPPEPNSRSSRNQRRGAGRAAESVSTIPEPTFAQLPEVPPHAPQIQKGEAAGRSGFTPEPQPKASQNRKRPLATSDSPPLQKRLQRGEVPQKTAFFTEEENTATRPGKEEDVVMPGAVKRKRGQAEEEPPGTQSRSLRQTKSNQEPTAPKVLFTGVVDARGQRAVLALGGSLASSVAEASHLVTDRIRRTVKFLCALGRGIPILSLDWLHQSRKAGCFLPPDEYVVTDPEQEKNFGFSLREALSRARERRLLEGYEIHVTPGVQPPPLQMGEIISCCGGTFLPSMPRSYKPQRVVITCSKDFPRCSIPFRVGLPILSPEFLLTGVLKQEAKPEAFVLSTLKMSSI; encoded by the exons ATGGAGGACACCCAGGTTGTTAACTGGGAtgttgaggaagaggaggaagtcgAAGAGAGACCCAGTGAATCTTTGGGGTGTAGCTTGGAGCCCCTAGGGCAACTGCATATCTTCAGTAGTTCCTACGGACCAGAAAAAG atttcCCACTATACCTTGGGAAGAACGTGGTAGGCCGAATGCCTGAATGCTCCGTGTCCCTGCCCTTTTCATCCATCTCCAAACAACATGCAGTGATTGAAATCTTGGCCTGGGACAAGGCACCGGTCCTTCGGGATTGTGGGAGCCTCAATGGTACTCAAATCCTAAGGCCTCCTAAGGTCCTGGGCCCCGGGGTGAGTCATCGTTTGAGGGACCGGGAGATTATTCTCTTTGCCGACTTGGCCTGCCAGTACCATCGTTTGGATGTCCTTCCACCTTATGTCTCCCGGGGCCCTCTAATTGTAGAGGAGACACCCAGGGTACAGAGAGGAACTCAACCCCACAGACTTCTGTTGGCTGAGGACTCTGAGGAGGATGTTG ATTCTCCTGAAAGGCGTGTGGTGAAAGAACCAAGGACCTTCTCTTTGGCAACAGTAGTTCCAGAGAG CGATGAAGAGGGGCCTTCCCCTGCCCCGGATGGCCCAGGGCCACCTTTTGCCTTCCATCTGAACAGTGACACAGATGACAAAGAAAGTCAACAACCAGGGTCAGGGGAGGCCTCCTCTGCTGCCGGAAGAGGGCCTGCTGCAGAGACAGAACCACTGAAACCTGTCACAACTGAAATCCAGCTTGAAAAGGATCAGTGTTCACCGAGGGAGAGGAACCAGGACACAGAGGTCAAGCCAGGTGCAAGGAATGGGGTGGTTCCAGTCGGGGTGATTGTGGAGATGAGCCAGCCTGCTGAGGAGGACAGTGACACAGATGTGGGCAATGAGAGCTGGCCTCCAGGACAGCCTGCTGTGGTCCATTCCGAAAGGGCCCAGCCTTCTGGCTTCATAGACAGTGATactgatgaggaagaagaggggatCCCTGCCACCCCAGCCGTAGTTCCTGTGAAGAAGAGGCAAATCTTCCACGAAGTTGGTACAGAGCATCCCCGGGCACCTGACGAGGCATGTCTGCAGGACAGCCCGGCTGGTAGTGATACAGATATAGAGGAAAGGGAGGCCCGCCTGACGGGTCCTCTGGAGAGAAGCCAAGGCTCCATGATGATCGACAGCGACACAGATGATGAGGAAGAAGTCTCAGCGGCGCTGACTCTGGCCCGTCTGAGAGAGAGCCAGGCTGTCATGTGGAACAGAGGTTCGGGCACAGAAGCAGACAGGGCCCAGCCTGTGGTCCTTTTGAAGCCAATCCAAGCCTCTGCAGGGAGAGACAGTGACACAGACGTGGAGGAAGAGGGGCTCCCACTGGAAAAGATAGGAACTGTTCCCAAGGGTCACACAGACAAGACACATTCAGAAAAGAGCCAACCTTCTCTCAGGGGCAGTGACATAGAGGCAGAGGAAGATAAGAGCTCCCCTGGGGTCCATCTGGAGAGAAGCCAGGCCTCTGCTTCAGTGGGCGTCAACCCACAAGTGGAGGAAGAAGTCCCACCAGGGTCAGCGGTTATACTTCTGGACAAGCATCAGGTACCTGTGGCGTGGACATGTCAAACAGATGTGGAAGCAGAAGGAGGCCCAGCAAAGCTGCCGGTGGTGCATCTAGAGGAAGCCCAGCCCCTTCCAGCTGGAGGCTGTGAACCAGATGTGGAGGAAGATACCTCCTTAGCAGCCTCCGTGGTGGCAGATGTAAGCAAGAGCCAGCTGCCGGCAGAAAGGGATGCTGGGACAGAGTGGGCTGCAGCCGTTCTTGAACAGGACAGAGCTCTTACAGCTGGGGCCCAGGATGGGTCACAAGTGGAGCCAGGCCTTCACTCTGTCTCAAGGGAGAACCTAGCAGATCTGGTGGTGGACACAGGCACTCCAGGGGAACCCACCCAGTCACAAAGAGAGGGAGCCCAGCCCCcctcagaaagggagagagaaccaCATGTGGACGGGACCATGAACTCTGGAGACAACCATGATG ATTCTGAAGACCTGGACCTACAAGCTACCCAGTGCTTTGTGGAGAGAGAGAACCCGAGCCTGAAAG GTGCCCTGGATGAGCCATGGGAGGTCTTGGCTACACAGCCATTCTGTCCAAGAGAGTCTGAGGCTTCTGTGACCCAGCCCATTGCCACCCACCTTGAGGCCCATAGATCTTGTCCTTCTCCACCTGGGGCAGCACTGCCAGAGCAACATCCAGAGAGCCCACTGGGGATGCAGGGCAGAGGGATGCAGACTGTGGAGAAAGACATGGGTACACCAAGAGAAACAGCAGAGAGGGTGACCCCTGAGACAGGGCCATTGGAGAGGGAAACCAAGGAACTGCcatcagagggagagagggaagatgcAGTGGGAGAGGAAGAATTAACCAGGGGGATACAGGACAGAGAACAAAAACAGGTGTTATCTAGAGATGCTCAGAGACAAGAGTCTGACAACAAAGTGAAAAGTGCAAGTACCGAAAGGGATAGGAAGAGTTTGAAGGTAGAAATTGAGACACACAAGGAAATacaagagaaagaggcagagcagCAAACTCttgcaagagaaataaatgaaagagaagcagagaaagaagggtCAGAGAGAGAACATGAGGCAGGTGGGTTAGAAGTAAAGGTACTCAAAGtgatactggagagaaacccacAAAgatgggaggcagagaaggggggCCAGGACCAGAAAGGCCAGGCCTCCAGTCTGACACCAGAACCTGGAGTGGGGTTGGGAGACCTTCAGGGACTTGCTTCAGCACCAGTAGCTTCTGGGAGCCAGtcaggtggaggaaggggagccCCAGTgagccccaggaggcagcagagag GCCAGTTGAACTGCAAGATGCCACCTGCTGAGAAAGCTTCCAGG GGTGATCAGGAGTCCCCAGAAGCTTGTTTGCCTCCTGAAGTGCATGAAGCCTCAGCCTTTCTCCACAGCCCCCTCATCTCTCAGAGCCAAAAGCCTCCTGCACCTcagtctctcccttctccctctcctcctcctttagAACTGCCCATTCCCAGGACCAGGCAGAATGAGGGTCAGGAAGCACTAGAGACTCCCCTTTCCTCAGAGCTGGACCCTCCCTACCCAAACCCCAAAATCAGGCCCCAGGGGTCCTCTCCAGTTTCTTCTCTACCCTGTGAGCCCCATTCTACCACTCCCACAGACCAGCCTGTCAGGGCTGAGCCCACATCTAGGGTCACTCGGAGCAGGACACAGAGGTCCTTGGAAATGACCCCTGTATCAGTTGTCCCCACAGCCCCTGAACTCCAGCCTTCCACCTCCACAGACCAGTCTGTCACCCTTAAGCCCACACTTCGGGCCACTCGGGGCAGGACACATAGGTCCTCTGTCAAGACTTCTGAACCAGTTGTCCCCATAACCCCTGAACTCCAGGCTTCCACCCCCGCAGACCAACCTGTTGCCCCTGAGCTCACATCTGCGGCCACTCGGGGCAGGGCACACAGGACTTCTGTCAAGACCTCTGACCCAGTTGTCCCCACAGCCGCTGAGCCCCAGCCTTCTACTTCCGCAGACCAGCTTGTCACCCCCAAATCCACATCTCGGGCCGGTCGAGGCAGGACACGTTGTTCTTCTGTCAAGACTTCTGAATCAGTTGTTCCCACAACACCTGAACCTCAGCCTTCCACCCCCACAGACCAGCCTGTCATCCCTGAGCTCATATCTAGGGCTACTCGGGGCAGGACACATAGGTTCTCTGTCAAAACCCCTGAACCAGTTGTCCCCATAGCCCTCGAGCCCCAGCCTTCTGCCCCCACAGACCAGCCTGTTACCCCTGAGCTCACATCTAGGGCTACTCGGGGCAGGATACACAGGTCTTCTGTCAAAACCCCTGAACCAGTTGTCCCCACAGCTTCTGAGCCCCAGCCTTCCACTTCCACAGACCAGCCTGTCACCCCCAAACCCACATCTCGAGCCAGTCGAGGCAGGACACACAGGTCTTCTGCCAAGACTCCTGAACCACTTGTCCCCACAGTCCCTGAGCTCCAGCATTCTGTCCCCACAGACCAGCCTGTTGCCCCTGAGCCCACATCTGGGGCCACTCAGAGCAGGACATGTAGGTCTTCTGTCAAGACCCCTGAACCAGTTGTTCCCACAACCTCTGAGCCCCAGCCTTCCACCTCTAAAGACCAGTGTCTCACCCCCGAGCCTCCATCTCAGGCCACTCGGGGCAGGATACGTAGGTCCTCTGTCAAGACATCCCAACCAGTTGAACCCACAGCCCATGACCTCGAACCTCCCTCCCTCATAGACCAGCCTGTCACCCCCAAGGTAATAGCTCAGAGTGGTCAGAGCAGGACACTAAGGTCTTCTACAGTAAGTGCTGTGCCAGTTTCTACCACCCCTGAATTCCAGTCTCCTGAACCCACAGAACAGCCCATTCCCCCTAAGCCTATCCCTCAAGCCAATTGCAGCAGGAGGCCGAGGGCCACCAGGAAGCATGGgtctctcccagctcccactgTTCATGAGCCCTGCACTACACCCCCTGAACCTAACTCCCGGTCCTCGAGGAACCAAAGACGAGGAGCAGGGAGAGCAGCTGAGTCCGTTAGCACCATTCCTGAGCCTACCTTTGCCCAGCTTCCTGAGGTGCCCCCTCATGCTCCCCAGATCCAAAAGGGGGAGGCAGCAGGTAGATCTGGCTTCACCCCAGAGCCTCAGCCTAAGGCCTCTCAAAACCGCAAGAGGCCTTTAGCTACTTCGGATTCACCCCCACTTCAAAAACGGCTCCAAAGGGGAGAAGTGCCCCAGAAAACGGCAttcttcacagaagaagaaaatactgCAACAAGGCCGGGCAAGGAAGAg GATGTAGTGATGCCAGGAGCAGTCAAGAGAAAGAGAGGCCAGGCGGAGGAGGAGCCCCCAGGAACACAGAGCCGCAGCCTCCGACAGACCAAATCTAACCAAGAGCCCACAGCCCCCAAA GTGCTCTTCACAGGAGTGGTGGATGCTCGTGGACAGCGGGCAGTGCTGGCCCTGGGGGGCAGTCTGGCCAGCTCAGTGGCTGAGGCTTCCCACCTGGTGACTGATCGGATCCGTCGGACTGTTAAGTTCCTGTGTGCCTTGGGGCGGGGCatccccatcctctccctggaCTGGCTGCACCAG TCCCGCAAGGCAGGTTGCTTCTTGCCCCCGGATGAGTATGTGGTGACTGATCCCGAGCAGGAGAAGAACTTTGGCTTCAGCCTCCGGGAGGCCCTGAGCCGAGCTCGGGAGCGCAGGCTGCTGGAG GGCTATGAGATTCACGTGACCCCAGGAGTCCAGCCACCACCCCTGCAGATGGGCGAGATCATCAGCTGCTGTGGAGGCACCTTCCTACCCAGCATGCCCCGGTCCTATAAG cctcagaGAGTGGTGATCACATGCTCCAAGGACTTTCCTCGATGTTCCATTCCATTTCGGGTTGGGCTGCCCATCCTCTCACCTGAGTTCCTGCTGACAGGAGTACTGAAGCAGGAAGCCAAGCCAGAGGCCTTTGTCCTCTCCACTTTGAAAATGTCATCCATCTGA
- the MDC1 gene encoding mediator of DNA damage checkpoint protein 1 isoform X6, with translation MEDTQVVNWDVEEEEEVEERPSESLGCSLEPLGQLHIFSSSYGPEKDFPLYLGKNVVGRMPECSVSLPFSSISKQHAVIEILAWDKAPVLRDCGSLNGTQILRPPKVLGPGVSHRLRDREIILFADLACQYHRLDVLPPYVSRGPLIVEETPRVQRGTQPHRLLLAEDSEEDVDSPERRVVKEPRTFSLATVVPESDEEGPSPAPDGPGPPFAFHLNSDTDDKESQQPGSGEASSAAGRGPAAETEPLKPVTTEIQLEKDQCSPRERNQDTEVKPGARNGVVPVGVIVEMSQPAEEDSDTDVGNESWPPGQPAVVHSERAQPSGFIDSDTDEEEEGIPATPAVVPVKKRQIFHEVGTEHPRAPDEACLQDSPAGSDTDIEEREARLTGPLERSQGSMMIDSDTDDEEEVSAALTLARLRESQAVMWNRGSGTEADRAQPVVLLKPIQASAGRDSDTDVEEEGLPLEKIGTVPKGHTDKTHSEKSQPSLRGSDIEAEEDKSSPGVHLERSQASASVGVNPQVEEEVPPGSAVILLDKHQVPVAWTCQTDVEAEGGPAKLPVVHLEEAQPLPAGGCEPDVEEDTSLAASVVADVSKSQLPAERDAGTEWAAAVLEQDRALTAGAQDGSQVEPGLHSVSRENLADLVVDTGTPGEPTQSQREGAQPPSEREREPHVDGTMNSGDNHDDSEDLDLQATQCFVERENPSLKAVPSMEDEPTQAFLFTLPQEPGPSRCSFQAAGALDEPWEVLATQPFCPRESEASVTQPIATHLEAHRSCPSPPGAALPEQHPESPLGMQGRGMQTVEKDMGTPRETAERVTPETGPLERETKELPSEGEREDAVGEEELTRGIQDREQKQVLSRDAQRQESDNKVKSASTERDRKSLKVEIETHKEIQEKEAEQQTLAREINEREAEKEGSEREHEAGGLEVKVLKVILERNPQRWEAEKGGQDQKGQASSLTPEPGVGLGDLQGLASAPVASGSQSGGGRGAPVSPRRQQRGQLNCKMPPAEKASRGDQESPEACLPPEVHEASAFLHSPLISQSQKPPAPQSLPSPSPPPLELPIPRTRQNEGQEALETPLSSELDPPYPNPKIRPQGSSPVSSLPCEPHSTTPTDQPVRAEPTSRVTRSRTQRSLEMTPVSVVPTAPELQPSTSTDQSVTLKPTLRATRGRTHRSSVKTSEPVVPITPELQASTPADQPVAPELTSAATRGRAHRTSVKTSDPVVPTAAEPQPSTSADQLVTPKSTSRAGRGRTRCSSVKTSESVVPTTPEPQPSTPTDQPVIPELISRATRGRTHRFSVKTPEPVVPIALEPQPSAPTDQPVTPELTSRATRGRIHRSSVKTPEPVVPTASEPQPSTSTDQPVTPKPTSRASRGRTHRSSAKTPEPLVPTVPELQHSVPTDQPVAPEPTSGATQSRTCRSSVKTPEPVVPTTSEPQPSTSKDQCLTPEPPSQATRGRIRRSSVKTSQPVEPTAHDLEPPSLIDQPVTPKVIAQSGQSRTLRSSTVSAVPVSTTPEFQSPEPTEQPIPPKPIPQANCSRRPRATRKHGSLPAPTVHEPCTTPPEPNSRSSRNQRRGAGRAAESVSTIPEPTFAQLPEVPPHAPQIQKGEAAGRSGFTPEPQPKASQNRKRPLATSDSPPLQKRLQRGEVPQKTAFFTEEENTATRPGKEEDVVMPGAVKRKRGQAEEEPPGTQSRSLRQTKSNQEPTAPKVLFTGVVDARGQRAVLALGGSLASSVAEASHLVTDRIRRTVKFLCALGRGIPILSLDWLHQSRKAGCFLPPDEYVVTDPEQEKNFGFSLREALSRARERRLLEGYEIHVTPGVQPPPLQMGEIISCCGGTFLPSMPRSYKM, from the exons ATGGAGGACACCCAGGTTGTTAACTGGGAtgttgaggaagaggaggaagtcgAAGAGAGACCCAGTGAATCTTTGGGGTGTAGCTTGGAGCCCCTAGGGCAACTGCATATCTTCAGTAGTTCCTACGGACCAGAAAAAG atttcCCACTATACCTTGGGAAGAACGTGGTAGGCCGAATGCCTGAATGCTCCGTGTCCCTGCCCTTTTCATCCATCTCCAAACAACATGCAGTGATTGAAATCTTGGCCTGGGACAAGGCACCGGTCCTTCGGGATTGTGGGAGCCTCAATGGTACTCAAATCCTAAGGCCTCCTAAGGTCCTGGGCCCCGGGGTGAGTCATCGTTTGAGGGACCGGGAGATTATTCTCTTTGCCGACTTGGCCTGCCAGTACCATCGTTTGGATGTCCTTCCACCTTATGTCTCCCGGGGCCCTCTAATTGTAGAGGAGACACCCAGGGTACAGAGAGGAACTCAACCCCACAGACTTCTGTTGGCTGAGGACTCTGAGGAGGATGTTG ATTCTCCTGAAAGGCGTGTGGTGAAAGAACCAAGGACCTTCTCTTTGGCAACAGTAGTTCCAGAGAG CGATGAAGAGGGGCCTTCCCCTGCCCCGGATGGCCCAGGGCCACCTTTTGCCTTCCATCTGAACAGTGACACAGATGACAAAGAAAGTCAACAACCAGGGTCAGGGGAGGCCTCCTCTGCTGCCGGAAGAGGGCCTGCTGCAGAGACAGAACCACTGAAACCTGTCACAACTGAAATCCAGCTTGAAAAGGATCAGTGTTCACCGAGGGAGAGGAACCAGGACACAGAGGTCAAGCCAGGTGCAAGGAATGGGGTGGTTCCAGTCGGGGTGATTGTGGAGATGAGCCAGCCTGCTGAGGAGGACAGTGACACAGATGTGGGCAATGAGAGCTGGCCTCCAGGACAGCCTGCTGTGGTCCATTCCGAAAGGGCCCAGCCTTCTGGCTTCATAGACAGTGATactgatgaggaagaagaggggatCCCTGCCACCCCAGCCGTAGTTCCTGTGAAGAAGAGGCAAATCTTCCACGAAGTTGGTACAGAGCATCCCCGGGCACCTGACGAGGCATGTCTGCAGGACAGCCCGGCTGGTAGTGATACAGATATAGAGGAAAGGGAGGCCCGCCTGACGGGTCCTCTGGAGAGAAGCCAAGGCTCCATGATGATCGACAGCGACACAGATGATGAGGAAGAAGTCTCAGCGGCGCTGACTCTGGCCCGTCTGAGAGAGAGCCAGGCTGTCATGTGGAACAGAGGTTCGGGCACAGAAGCAGACAGGGCCCAGCCTGTGGTCCTTTTGAAGCCAATCCAAGCCTCTGCAGGGAGAGACAGTGACACAGACGTGGAGGAAGAGGGGCTCCCACTGGAAAAGATAGGAACTGTTCCCAAGGGTCACACAGACAAGACACATTCAGAAAAGAGCCAACCTTCTCTCAGGGGCAGTGACATAGAGGCAGAGGAAGATAAGAGCTCCCCTGGGGTCCATCTGGAGAGAAGCCAGGCCTCTGCTTCAGTGGGCGTCAACCCACAAGTGGAGGAAGAAGTCCCACCAGGGTCAGCGGTTATACTTCTGGACAAGCATCAGGTACCTGTGGCGTGGACATGTCAAACAGATGTGGAAGCAGAAGGAGGCCCAGCAAAGCTGCCGGTGGTGCATCTAGAGGAAGCCCAGCCCCTTCCAGCTGGAGGCTGTGAACCAGATGTGGAGGAAGATACCTCCTTAGCAGCCTCCGTGGTGGCAGATGTAAGCAAGAGCCAGCTGCCGGCAGAAAGGGATGCTGGGACAGAGTGGGCTGCAGCCGTTCTTGAACAGGACAGAGCTCTTACAGCTGGGGCCCAGGATGGGTCACAAGTGGAGCCAGGCCTTCACTCTGTCTCAAGGGAGAACCTAGCAGATCTGGTGGTGGACACAGGCACTCCAGGGGAACCCACCCAGTCACAAAGAGAGGGAGCCCAGCCCCcctcagaaagggagagagaaccaCATGTGGACGGGACCATGAACTCTGGAGACAACCATGATG ATTCTGAAGACCTGGACCTACAAGCTACCCAGTGCTTTGTGGAGAGAGAGAACCCGAGCCTGAAAG CAGTCCCCAGCATGGAGGATGAACCCACCCAGGCCTTCCTGTTTACTCTGCCCCAGGAGCCTGGCCCTTCCCGTTGCAGCTTCCAGGCCGCAG GTGCCCTGGATGAGCCATGGGAGGTCTTGGCTACACAGCCATTCTGTCCAAGAGAGTCTGAGGCTTCTGTGACCCAGCCCATTGCCACCCACCTTGAGGCCCATAGATCTTGTCCTTCTCCACCTGGGGCAGCACTGCCAGAGCAACATCCAGAGAGCCCACTGGGGATGCAGGGCAGAGGGATGCAGACTGTGGAGAAAGACATGGGTACACCAAGAGAAACAGCAGAGAGGGTGACCCCTGAGACAGGGCCATTGGAGAGGGAAACCAAGGAACTGCcatcagagggagagagggaagatgcAGTGGGAGAGGAAGAATTAACCAGGGGGATACAGGACAGAGAACAAAAACAGGTGTTATCTAGAGATGCTCAGAGACAAGAGTCTGACAACAAAGTGAAAAGTGCAAGTACCGAAAGGGATAGGAAGAGTTTGAAGGTAGAAATTGAGACACACAAGGAAATacaagagaaagaggcagagcagCAAACTCttgcaagagaaataaatgaaagagaagcagagaaagaagggtCAGAGAGAGAACATGAGGCAGGTGGGTTAGAAGTAAAGGTACTCAAAGtgatactggagagaaacccacAAAgatgggaggcagagaaggggggCCAGGACCAGAAAGGCCAGGCCTCCAGTCTGACACCAGAACCTGGAGTGGGGTTGGGAGACCTTCAGGGACTTGCTTCAGCACCAGTAGCTTCTGGGAGCCAGtcaggtggaggaaggggagccCCAGTgagccccaggaggcagcagagag GCCAGTTGAACTGCAAGATGCCACCTGCTGAGAAAGCTTCCAGG GGTGATCAGGAGTCCCCAGAAGCTTGTTTGCCTCCTGAAGTGCATGAAGCCTCAGCCTTTCTCCACAGCCCCCTCATCTCTCAGAGCCAAAAGCCTCCTGCACCTcagtctctcccttctccctctcctcctcctttagAACTGCCCATTCCCAGGACCAGGCAGAATGAGGGTCAGGAAGCACTAGAGACTCCCCTTTCCTCAGAGCTGGACCCTCCCTACCCAAACCCCAAAATCAGGCCCCAGGGGTCCTCTCCAGTTTCTTCTCTACCCTGTGAGCCCCATTCTACCACTCCCACAGACCAGCCTGTCAGGGCTGAGCCCACATCTAGGGTCACTCGGAGCAGGACACAGAGGTCCTTGGAAATGACCCCTGTATCAGTTGTCCCCACAGCCCCTGAACTCCAGCCTTCCACCTCCACAGACCAGTCTGTCACCCTTAAGCCCACACTTCGGGCCACTCGGGGCAGGACACATAGGTCCTCTGTCAAGACTTCTGAACCAGTTGTCCCCATAACCCCTGAACTCCAGGCTTCCACCCCCGCAGACCAACCTGTTGCCCCTGAGCTCACATCTGCGGCCACTCGGGGCAGGGCACACAGGACTTCTGTCAAGACCTCTGACCCAGTTGTCCCCACAGCCGCTGAGCCCCAGCCTTCTACTTCCGCAGACCAGCTTGTCACCCCCAAATCCACATCTCGGGCCGGTCGAGGCAGGACACGTTGTTCTTCTGTCAAGACTTCTGAATCAGTTGTTCCCACAACACCTGAACCTCAGCCTTCCACCCCCACAGACCAGCCTGTCATCCCTGAGCTCATATCTAGGGCTACTCGGGGCAGGACACATAGGTTCTCTGTCAAAACCCCTGAACCAGTTGTCCCCATAGCCCTCGAGCCCCAGCCTTCTGCCCCCACAGACCAGCCTGTTACCCCTGAGCTCACATCTAGGGCTACTCGGGGCAGGATACACAGGTCTTCTGTCAAAACCCCTGAACCAGTTGTCCCCACAGCTTCTGAGCCCCAGCCTTCCACTTCCACAGACCAGCCTGTCACCCCCAAACCCACATCTCGAGCCAGTCGAGGCAGGACACACAGGTCTTCTGCCAAGACTCCTGAACCACTTGTCCCCACAGTCCCTGAGCTCCAGCATTCTGTCCCCACAGACCAGCCTGTTGCCCCTGAGCCCACATCTGGGGCCACTCAGAGCAGGACATGTAGGTCTTCTGTCAAGACCCCTGAACCAGTTGTTCCCACAACCTCTGAGCCCCAGCCTTCCACCTCTAAAGACCAGTGTCTCACCCCCGAGCCTCCATCTCAGGCCACTCGGGGCAGGATACGTAGGTCCTCTGTCAAGACATCCCAACCAGTTGAACCCACAGCCCATGACCTCGAACCTCCCTCCCTCATAGACCAGCCTGTCACCCCCAAGGTAATAGCTCAGAGTGGTCAGAGCAGGACACTAAGGTCTTCTACAGTAAGTGCTGTGCCAGTTTCTACCACCCCTGAATTCCAGTCTCCTGAACCCACAGAACAGCCCATTCCCCCTAAGCCTATCCCTCAAGCCAATTGCAGCAGGAGGCCGAGGGCCACCAGGAAGCATGGgtctctcccagctcccactgTTCATGAGCCCTGCACTACACCCCCTGAACCTAACTCCCGGTCCTCGAGGAACCAAAGACGAGGAGCAGGGAGAGCAGCTGAGTCCGTTAGCACCATTCCTGAGCCTACCTTTGCCCAGCTTCCTGAGGTGCCCCCTCATGCTCCCCAGATCCAAAAGGGGGAGGCAGCAGGTAGATCTGGCTTCACCCCAGAGCCTCAGCCTAAGGCCTCTCAAAACCGCAAGAGGCCTTTAGCTACTTCGGATTCACCCCCACTTCAAAAACGGCTCCAAAGGGGAGAAGTGCCCCAGAAAACGGCAttcttcacagaagaagaaaatactgCAACAAGGCCGGGCAAGGAAGAg GATGTAGTGATGCCAGGAGCAGTCAAGAGAAAGAGAGGCCAGGCGGAGGAGGAGCCCCCAGGAACACAGAGCCGCAGCCTCCGACAGACCAAATCTAACCAAGAGCCCACAGCCCCCAAA GTGCTCTTCACAGGAGTGGTGGATGCTCGTGGACAGCGGGCAGTGCTGGCCCTGGGGGGCAGTCTGGCCAGCTCAGTGGCTGAGGCTTCCCACCTGGTGACTGATCGGATCCGTCGGACTGTTAAGTTCCTGTGTGCCTTGGGGCGGGGCatccccatcctctccctggaCTGGCTGCACCAG TCCCGCAAGGCAGGTTGCTTCTTGCCCCCGGATGAGTATGTGGTGACTGATCCCGAGCAGGAGAAGAACTTTGGCTTCAGCCTCCGGGAGGCCCTGAGCCGAGCTCGGGAGCGCAGGCTGCTGGAG GGCTATGAGATTCACGTGACCCCAGGAGTCCAGCCACCACCCCTGCAGATGGGCGAGATCATCAGCTGCTGTGGAGGCACCTTCCTACCCAGCATGCCCCGGTCCTATAAG ATGTGA